A portion of the Streptomyces erythrochromogenes genome contains these proteins:
- a CDS encoding S8 family peptidase: MSVMRHTRRRFAGISATAVAALALGAAAALPASAADSGAQGVIENAGAAGSISGSYIVTLKDSAARSTADSGKAVAKRYGAKIDRTYSAALNGYSIKVSEAQAKKLAADPAVQSVVQDRVFTVDATQPNPPSWGLDRIDQRALPLNQSYTYPDKAGEGVTAYVIDTGVRITHQDFGGRASYGYDAIDNDNTAQDGHGHGTHVAGTVAGGAYGVAKKAKIVGVRVLDNNGSGTTAQVVAGIDWVTRNAVKPAVANMSLGGGADSALDTAVRNSIASGITYGVAAGNESTNASTKSPARVTEAITVGATTNTDAKASYSNYGNVLDLFAPGSSITSSWGTGDTATNTISGTSMATPHVVGAAALYLSQNTSSTPAQVRDALVAAATPNVVTSPGTGSPNLLLNVGEGGTVPPGKRFENTADYAISDNATVDSPVTVSGVAGNAPAALTVAVDIKHTYIGDLKVDLVAPDGTLYNLHNRSGGSADNIIKTVTVNASSEVANGVWKLRVNDNANLDTGKIDSWALTF; encoded by the coding sequence ATGTCCGTGATGCGTCACACCCGCCGGAGGTTCGCCGGCATCAGCGCGACCGCCGTCGCGGCCCTCGCGCTCGGCGCGGCCGCCGCACTGCCCGCCTCGGCCGCCGACAGCGGTGCGCAGGGTGTCATCGAGAACGCCGGCGCCGCCGGAAGCATCTCCGGCAGCTACATCGTGACCCTGAAGGACTCCGCTGCCCGCTCCACCGCCGACAGCGGCAAGGCCGTGGCGAAGCGCTACGGCGCGAAGATCGACCGGACCTACAGCGCGGCCCTCAACGGCTACTCCATCAAGGTCTCCGAGGCGCAGGCCAAGAAGCTCGCCGCCGACCCGGCCGTCCAGTCGGTCGTGCAGGACCGCGTCTTCACCGTGGACGCGACCCAGCCGAACCCGCCGTCCTGGGGCCTCGACCGGATCGACCAGCGCGCGCTCCCGCTGAACCAGAGCTACACCTACCCGGACAAGGCCGGCGAGGGCGTCACCGCGTACGTCATCGACACCGGTGTCCGCATCACGCACCAGGACTTCGGCGGGCGCGCCTCCTACGGCTACGACGCCATCGACAACGACAACACCGCCCAGGACGGCCACGGCCACGGCACGCACGTCGCCGGCACCGTCGCGGGCGGAGCGTACGGCGTGGCCAAGAAGGCCAAGATCGTCGGCGTCCGCGTCCTCGACAACAACGGCTCCGGCACGACCGCCCAGGTCGTCGCCGGCATCGACTGGGTGACCCGCAACGCCGTCAAGCCGGCCGTCGCCAACATGTCCCTCGGCGGCGGCGCCGACTCCGCGCTCGACACGGCCGTCCGCAACTCCATAGCCTCCGGCATCACCTACGGCGTCGCGGCGGGCAACGAGTCCACGAACGCCTCCACCAAGTCCCCGGCCCGTGTCACCGAGGCCATCACCGTCGGCGCCACCACCAACACCGACGCCAAGGCGAGCTACTCCAACTACGGCAACGTCCTGGACCTCTTCGCCCCCGGATCCTCCATCACCTCCTCGTGGGGCACCGGCGACACCGCCACCAACACCATCTCCGGCACGTCCATGGCCACGCCGCACGTGGTCGGGGCGGCGGCTCTGTACCTGTCGCAGAACACCTCGAGCACCCCGGCACAGGTCCGTGACGCCCTGGTCGCGGCCGCCACGCCGAACGTGGTGACCAGCCCCGGTACGGGCTCCCCGAACCTGCTGCTCAACGTCGGCGAGGGTGGCACCGTCCCGCCGGGCAAGCGCTTCGAGAACACCGCCGACTACGCGATCAGCGACAACGCCACCGTCGACTCGCCCGTCACCGTCAGCGGTGTCGCCGGCAACGCCCCGGCGGCGCTGACCGTCGCGGTCGACATCAAGCACACCTACATCGGCGACCTCAAGGTGGACCTGGTCGCGCCCGACGGCACCCTGTACAACCTGCACAACCGCTCCGGCGGCAGCGCGGACAACAT
- a CDS encoding 4'-phosphopantetheinyl transferase family protein, protein MIEHINQLGANPPVPGPAPTPTTPVVWALNTTIHTVGGHHVTDAHTILDANENERATRFHTPGLTHRYTTSHLALRTILALYLNQPAHTIQLTREDCPCCGQPHGRPNLPGNPLHFSLSHSGDHAYIALATTPVGIDIEEHPTPQTINDVLHLLHPTETQELTTLPTHERTTALARCWARKEACLKATGTGLANGLTHPYVSTHPTPPTIPGYHLTDLPTPPHHQAALATLTHTTRTVDA, encoded by the coding sequence GTGATCGAGCACATCAACCAACTTGGTGCCAACCCACCCGTCCCCGGACCCGCACCCACCCCCACCACACCCGTCGTCTGGGCCCTCAACACCACCATCCACACCGTCGGCGGCCACCACGTCACCGACGCCCACACCATCCTCGACGCAAACGAAAACGAACGCGCCACCCGCTTCCACACCCCCGGCCTCACCCACCGCTACACCACCTCCCACCTCGCCCTCCGCACCATCCTCGCCCTCTACCTCAACCAACCCGCCCACACCATCCAACTCACCCGCGAAGACTGCCCCTGCTGCGGACAACCCCACGGCCGACCCAACCTCCCCGGAAACCCACTCCACTTCTCCCTCTCCCACAGCGGCGACCACGCCTACATCGCCCTCGCCACCACCCCCGTCGGCATCGACATCGAAGAACACCCCACCCCCCAAACCATCAACGACGTCCTCCACCTCCTCCACCCCACCGAAACCCAAGAACTCACCACCCTCCCCACCCACGAACGAACCACCGCACTCGCCCGCTGCTGGGCCCGCAAAGAAGCCTGCCTCAAAGCCACCGGCACCGGACTCGCCAACGGCCTCACCCACCCCTACGTCAGCACCCACCCCACCCCACCCACCATCCCCGGCTACCACCTCACCGACCTCCCCACCCCACCCCACCACCAAGCCGCCCTCGCCACCCTCACCCACACCACCCGCACCGTCGACGCGTGA
- a CDS encoding alpha/beta fold hydrolase, protein MTDPTIGSLRVNGATLHYEVRGQGGPLLLLIPGGAGGAASFDGIADDLATEYTVATYDPRGMSRSTLDDPEAEQSVAEHADDAFRMVELLSPDEPARVFGSSSGAIASLHLLTAHPERVERVVAHEPPVVEVLPDAPEHRAFIARVQATFQTEGLMPAIAVFSAGLKKDGETLEPQAETKLPPRAAARVEQTMANLPYFVGRIVPSFMSYAPDIHRLQALSNRLVLACGHDSRGELPYRPAAFLADRLCTELLHFPGGHTGLTTHPDEFGELLRKAFRA, encoded by the coding sequence ATGACCGACCCGACCATCGGCAGCCTGCGGGTGAACGGCGCGACCCTGCACTACGAAGTACGCGGCCAGGGCGGCCCGCTCCTGCTGCTGATCCCCGGAGGGGCGGGCGGCGCGGCCTCCTTCGACGGCATCGCCGACGACTTGGCCACCGAGTACACCGTCGCGACCTACGACCCCCGCGGCATGTCCCGAAGCACGCTGGACGACCCCGAAGCCGAGCAGAGCGTGGCCGAACACGCCGACGACGCCTTCCGGATGGTGGAACTGCTGTCGCCGGATGAGCCGGCCCGGGTGTTCGGGTCCAGCTCGGGCGCGATCGCCAGCCTGCACCTGCTCACCGCGCATCCCGAACGCGTCGAACGCGTCGTGGCACACGAGCCGCCGGTAGTGGAGGTCCTGCCGGACGCCCCCGAACACCGCGCGTTCATCGCACGCGTACAGGCAACGTTCCAAACGGAGGGGCTCATGCCGGCGATCGCCGTGTTCTCCGCAGGTCTCAAGAAGGACGGCGAAACCCTCGAGCCGCAAGCCGAGACCAAGCTTCCACCGCGGGCTGCGGCGCGGGTTGAGCAGACGATGGCCAACCTGCCCTACTTCGTCGGGCGCATCGTGCCGAGCTTCATGTCCTACGCCCCGGACATCCACCGACTGCAGGCCCTGTCGAACCGGCTCGTGCTCGCCTGCGGCCACGACTCACGCGGCGAGCTGCCCTACCGTCCGGCCGCCTTCCTGGCCGACCGTCTTTGCACGGAACTCCTGCATTTCCCCGGCGGGCACACCGGCCTGACCACGCACCCCGACGAGTTCGGCGAGTTGCTCCGGAAGGCATTCCGAGCGTGA
- a CDS encoding TetR/AcrR family transcriptional regulator has translation MARAGLTADRVTIAGAELADEVGLDQVTMSQLARRLGVKDASLYTHVRGLEDLRGRIALLAAEEKTVRIAEATAGRAGKDALVAFADAWREYAHKHPGRYMATQTPIRIDPELAAKAAGPRRAVELTYGVLRGYGLTEPDLTDAVRLLRSTFHGFVALEAAGGFAHERSPQQTWVRALDALHILLEHWPPSRKGDSA, from the coding sequence ATGGCACGGGCAGGGCTGACGGCGGACCGGGTGACGATCGCGGGCGCCGAACTGGCGGACGAGGTCGGGCTCGACCAGGTGACCATGTCGCAGTTGGCGCGGCGACTCGGCGTGAAGGATGCGAGCCTCTACACGCATGTCCGTGGCCTGGAAGACTTGCGCGGGCGGATCGCGCTGCTGGCGGCGGAAGAGAAGACCGTCCGTATCGCGGAGGCCACCGCCGGACGGGCGGGCAAGGATGCGCTGGTCGCGTTTGCCGACGCGTGGCGGGAGTACGCCCACAAGCATCCGGGCCGCTACATGGCGACGCAGACCCCGATCCGGATCGACCCCGAGCTGGCCGCAAAAGCGGCCGGACCTCGCCGCGCGGTCGAGCTGACCTACGGCGTGCTGCGCGGCTACGGACTCACCGAGCCTGACCTGACCGACGCGGTGCGGTTGCTACGCAGTACGTTCCACGGCTTCGTCGCCCTGGAGGCCGCGGGCGGGTTCGCTCATGAGCGTTCGCCGCAGCAGACCTGGGTCCGAGCCCTCGACGCTCTCCACATCCTCCTGGAGCACTGGCCCCCGTCCCGAAAAGGAGACTCCGCATGA
- a CDS encoding zinc-binding dehydrogenase, with product MVGACPVVAVDPLPAARERALRLGADTALDPADPEFANLLRAAAGTGGVAAFDFAGVPAARDQALAALAEYGRLVLVGLTDQPFTIQDNLWFCRFRQRVLGHYGSRPEDLVDLVRLVGMRRLDLSGSISGIHRPADAAQAVKALERKEDNPIRLILTP from the coding sequence ATGGTGGGCGCATGCCCGGTCGTCGCCGTGGACCCGTTGCCGGCCGCCCGCGAGCGGGCCCTCCGGCTGGGGGCCGACACCGCCCTGGACCCGGCAGACCCCGAATTCGCCAACCTGCTGCGCGCCGCCGCCGGGACCGGGGGCGTCGCCGCCTTCGACTTCGCCGGTGTGCCTGCCGCACGGGACCAGGCGCTGGCCGCCCTCGCCGAGTACGGCCGGCTGGTCCTGGTCGGCCTCACCGACCAGCCCTTCACCATCCAGGACAACCTCTGGTTCTGCCGTTTCCGGCAACGAGTCCTGGGCCACTACGGCTCCCGCCCCGAGGACCTCGTCGACCTGGTCCGCCTGGTGGGCATGCGCCGTCTGGACCTCTCCGGCTCGATCAGCGGGATCCACCGGCCGGCCGACGCGGCGCAGGCCGTGAAGGCTCTGGAACGCAAGGAGGACAACCCGATCCGGCTGATCCTCACACCCTGA
- a CDS encoding chloride channel protein: MLRTAVVALCLRAGAYGGLLTPSFANGALLGIVVGRLWELMWPGTLLASYAVVAAGAFLAVSQRMPVTAVVLALEFTGSQQEVVIPLLLAVAGATATGALLRGTTAPAAREKRPR; this comes from the coding sequence GTGCTGCGTACCGCGGTCGTCGCCCTGTGCCTCCGGGCCGGCGCCTACGGAGGGCTCCTGACGCCGTCGTTCGCCAACGGCGCGCTGCTCGGCATCGTCGTCGGCCGGCTCTGGGAACTGATGTGGCCGGGTACCCTCCTGGCGTCCTACGCGGTCGTGGCCGCGGGGGCGTTCCTGGCGGTGTCCCAGCGGATGCCGGTCACGGCGGTCGTGCTCGCCCTGGAATTCACCGGCTCCCAGCAGGAAGTTGTCATTCCGCTCCTGCTCGCCGTCGCCGGTGCGACCGCGACCGGCGCCCTGCTGCGCGGCACGACCGCACCGGCGGCACGTGAGAAGAGACCCCGGTAG
- a CDS encoding NADAR family protein — MIDNRITHRTADGVRVPGTWRHAFICNGGSYFLTDLFIYADGLVDCWELVTLDEFEQKLRCGWVATSLPDGGRASAHGLASWTFGEPCTWLTPDLLLAEVRDTIDELNGRPDSTARCLAAVDVFMADRTEESRAAARAAYLAVPESVRHYALGDMDRKDRPLKVLVAGPGGRIPDESGATVAQQEYDAAVAYFEDRAQWLAKAPSRVPADGPAESFAPAVKIYHSYPQRALEDPGKKALRNDYPAPITIGDVTYPSVAHAYWARSVAEPDARAAVVAAESGAKARTVAAAVARREGWGQVRTAVMARLLRAKYEQHPDLAAILLATGDATLLYDDADSGFWGENGGRGRNWTGRLLELVRAELLARQALVD; from the coding sequence ATGATCGACAATCGGATCACCCATCGAACGGCGGACGGCGTCCGCGTGCCCGGCACCTGGCGGCACGCGTTCATATGCAACGGCGGCTCCTACTTCCTCACCGACCTCTTCATCTACGCCGACGGCCTCGTCGACTGCTGGGAGTTGGTCACCCTCGACGAGTTCGAACAGAAGCTCCGCTGTGGATGGGTGGCCACCAGCCTTCCGGACGGCGGGCGCGCCTCCGCGCACGGCCTGGCTTCGTGGACGTTCGGTGAACCGTGCACCTGGCTGACGCCGGACCTTCTGCTCGCCGAAGTCCGCGACACCATCGACGAGCTGAACGGCCGCCCCGATTCGACCGCCCGCTGCCTCGCCGCGGTGGACGTCTTCATGGCGGACCGCACGGAGGAGAGCCGGGCCGCCGCCCGGGCTGCCTACCTGGCCGTCCCCGAGAGCGTGCGGCACTACGCGCTCGGCGACATGGACCGCAAGGACCGTCCCCTCAAGGTGCTGGTGGCGGGGCCCGGCGGCCGGATCCCGGACGAGTCGGGGGCAACGGTCGCGCAGCAGGAGTACGACGCAGCCGTCGCCTACTTCGAGGACCGCGCGCAGTGGCTCGCGAAGGCCCCTTCGCGGGTGCCCGCCGACGGGCCGGCCGAGTCCTTCGCTCCTGCGGTCAAGATCTACCACTCGTATCCGCAGCGCGCGCTCGAAGACCCGGGCAAGAAGGCCCTGCGCAACGACTACCCCGCGCCGATCACCATCGGGGACGTCACGTACCCGTCGGTGGCGCACGCCTACTGGGCCCGGTCCGTCGCCGAACCGGATGCCCGTGCCGCAGTCGTGGCGGCGGAGTCGGGCGCGAAGGCCCGTACGGTCGCGGCCGCGGTGGCCCGGCGCGAAGGCTGGGGGCAGGTCCGGACGGCGGTCATGGCCCGGCTGCTGCGAGCCAAGTACGAGCAGCACCCCGACCTCGCGGCGATCCTGCTCGCCACGGGTGACGCGACCCTGCTCTACGACGACGCCGACTCGGGCTTCTGGGGCGAGAACGGCGGCCGGGGCCGCAACTGGACGGGCCGCCTTCTGGAACTCGTCCGTGCCGAACTGCTGGCCCGGCAGGCTCTCGTCGACTGA
- a CDS encoding endonuclease/exonuclease/phosphatase family protein has protein sequence MRCVHSREAIVLSRGARWVAAAMTAVCLVLLQGAGAPNGGLLFARPLQPDAAEAVVPGRVGTWNICNPCGSGNDFGRATEIATYAPQLIALQEACVRDVERIRRYLEEVYGLTYRVEYGTVLRNWNRCGGLPWRPGGYGQAILSAAPMTDRVSVEYPVGGSEDRGYLAVTTLVDGRPVRVFNTHLAERRQGEVRAGQIEVLAAEVARHDRAIVLGDFNAVPHAPELAPMWALAPDTDHGCRPSTTDADADADADADAGADADACTTTTDWDSTFDYVFLRGITPGTDHVRPSPYSDHHLLYTDLNRGRGVSGRR, from the coding sequence ATGAGGTGCGTCCACTCCAGGGAGGCGATCGTGCTGAGCAGGGGCGCGCGGTGGGTCGCGGCCGCGATGACAGCGGTCTGCCTCGTGCTGCTCCAGGGCGCCGGCGCACCGAACGGTGGCCTCCTGTTCGCCAGGCCGCTGCAGCCCGACGCCGCCGAGGCGGTCGTACCGGGCCGGGTCGGCACGTGGAACATCTGCAATCCCTGCGGGAGCGGGAACGACTTCGGCCGGGCGACGGAGATCGCCACGTACGCGCCGCAGCTCATCGCCCTGCAGGAGGCGTGCGTACGTGACGTCGAACGGATCCGCAGGTACCTGGAGGAGGTCTACGGGCTGACCTACCGGGTCGAGTACGGGACGGTCCTGCGGAACTGGAACCGCTGCGGGGGGCTGCCGTGGCGGCCGGGCGGCTACGGCCAGGCGATCCTCTCGGCGGCGCCGATGACGGACCGGGTGAGCGTCGAGTACCCCGTCGGCGGCTCGGAGGACCGCGGTTACCTGGCCGTCACCACGCTGGTGGACGGCCGGCCCGTCCGCGTCTTCAACACCCACCTCGCCGAGCGCCGGCAGGGCGAGGTACGCGCGGGACAGATCGAGGTGCTCGCCGCGGAAGTCGCCCGCCACGACCGCGCGATCGTCCTCGGCGACTTCAACGCCGTGCCGCACGCGCCCGAACTCGCCCCGATGTGGGCCCTGGCCCCGGACACGGACCACGGCTGCCGCCCCTCGACCACCGATGCCGACGCGGACGCCGACGCGGACGCCGACGCCGGCGCAGACGCCGACGCCTGCACGACGACCACCGACTGGGACAGCACGTTCGACTACGTCTTCCTGCGCGGTATCACCCCGGGCACGGACCACGTCCGCCCCAGCCCGTACTCGGACCACCACCTGCTGTACACCGACCTGAACCGGGGCCGGGGGGTGTCCGGCCGGAGGTAG
- a CDS encoding BtrH N-terminal domain-containing protein: protein MAMVKDLDVRGMQHCETTALGMLLRHEGLDLSEPMLFGLGSGLSFIYWDSKSMGLPFLGGRVKPFELTRNLTARLGLELLVSETTSPRKAWQNVAAPIDAGRPVGLQLDSYHLDYFSTKVHFGGHVVAMYGYDEQDAHLVDTDPQGGAVSTSLASLARARAERGPMTAKNRSFTITAPVGLTPPRDRIVPAIKTCADAFLHPPIANLGHRGIAKAAEQVPKWLQRSANPREDLPQAAVLMERAGTGGALFRNLYRDFLAECAQLIDNSHLRTGHTLYTEAAVFWTEVAALIAAAGESGDADHLVRAGSVLGELARIERSAMQALTML from the coding sequence ATGGCCATGGTGAAAGACCTTGATGTCCGCGGTATGCAGCACTGCGAGACGACGGCACTGGGCATGCTGCTGCGGCACGAGGGACTCGACTTGTCCGAACCCATGCTGTTCGGCCTCGGCTCCGGGTTGTCCTTCATCTACTGGGACAGCAAGAGCATGGGCCTTCCCTTCCTGGGGGGCCGGGTGAAACCGTTCGAGCTCACCAGGAACCTGACTGCCAGGCTCGGACTCGAGCTCCTGGTCTCGGAGACCACCTCCCCGCGCAAGGCGTGGCAGAACGTGGCGGCCCCCATCGACGCCGGTCGGCCGGTCGGGCTTCAGCTCGACAGCTACCACCTGGACTACTTCAGCACCAAGGTGCATTTCGGCGGGCACGTGGTGGCCATGTACGGCTATGACGAGCAGGACGCCCACCTGGTGGACACCGACCCGCAGGGCGGAGCCGTCTCGACCAGTCTCGCCAGCCTGGCCAGGGCAAGGGCCGAGCGCGGCCCCATGACCGCCAAGAACCGCTCCTTCACCATCACGGCGCCCGTGGGCCTGACGCCACCACGAGACCGGATCGTCCCCGCGATCAAGACCTGCGCCGACGCCTTCCTGCACCCGCCCATCGCGAACCTGGGGCACCGCGGCATCGCGAAGGCCGCCGAGCAGGTACCGAAATGGCTGCAGCGCAGCGCCAACCCACGCGAGGACCTGCCGCAGGCCGCCGTCCTCATGGAGAGGGCCGGCACCGGCGGCGCCCTGTTCCGCAACCTCTACCGGGACTTCCTCGCCGAGTGCGCCCAGCTGATCGACAACAGCCACCTGCGCACCGGCCACACCCTGTACACCGAGGCCGCCGTCTTCTGGACAGAAGTGGCCGCGCTCATCGCGGCAGCAGGCGAATCCGGCGACGCGGACCATCTCGTACGGGCCGGCTCCGTACTCGGTGAACTCGCGCGTATCGAGCGCTCTGCGATGCAGGCACTCACCATGCTCTAG
- a CDS encoding MFS transporter gives MSHSGAPRIDVPREAPARASLVLASLIIVAAVANLNLSVANVALPAIGKAFDSSQSALNLIAVGYSLGLAASVLYLGAVGDRHGRKLLLLLGVALSVPACLLAAYAPSDTVLVVARILGGLSAGMAYPTTLALITALWAGPGRTKSIALWSALGGGISLLGPVIAGALLERFYWGSVFLVTLPLAVVALVMALLFVPAHANESAEPVDNLGGILSVLLVAGLVLAINFAAVPDQGALVVGLAAIALAAGAAFVWRQRRAPNPLYDLHIAGRRTFWVAACAGIIVYGSMMGSAFISQQYLQNVLEYNPVEAGAAILPLVVMIVLVAPRSAKLVETRGARTTLLIGYTFLFLAFAWMLLFWGEDSSYWQIGLAYVLIGIGAGFAGTPASHSLTGSVPVRRAGMASGTADLQRDLGGAVMQSIMGLLLTAGYASAFSAAIAASPESKDVSDQVQSELTKSFASAGQVAQQYPEYADQIVAAARQSFLHGDDRAYAVGLVAIALGALLIFLMFPHRDAERELLLRYYTEDSASADRGL, from the coding sequence ATGTCGCACAGCGGCGCGCCTCGCATCGACGTTCCGCGTGAGGCCCCGGCGCGGGCGTCGCTCGTTCTGGCGTCCCTGATCATCGTTGCCGCGGTGGCCAACTTGAACCTGTCGGTGGCCAACGTGGCCCTGCCCGCGATCGGCAAGGCGTTCGACTCCTCCCAGAGCGCGCTGAACCTGATCGCCGTGGGGTATTCCCTCGGCCTGGCCGCGTCGGTGCTCTATCTGGGGGCGGTGGGCGACCGTCACGGGCGCAAGCTGCTGCTGCTCCTCGGCGTCGCCCTGTCCGTCCCCGCCTGTCTGCTCGCCGCGTACGCGCCGAGCGACACCGTCCTCGTGGTGGCCCGGATCCTCGGCGGGCTCTCGGCGGGCATGGCCTACCCGACCACCTTGGCACTGATCACCGCCCTGTGGGCGGGGCCGGGGCGGACGAAGTCGATCGCACTGTGGTCGGCCCTGGGCGGCGGCATCTCCCTGCTCGGGCCGGTGATCGCGGGCGCGCTGCTCGAACGCTTCTACTGGGGGTCGGTGTTCCTGGTCACCCTGCCCCTCGCCGTGGTCGCGCTGGTCATGGCCCTGCTGTTCGTCCCCGCGCACGCCAACGAGTCGGCCGAACCGGTGGACAACCTCGGCGGCATCCTGTCCGTCCTCCTGGTCGCGGGGCTGGTGCTGGCGATCAATTTCGCCGCCGTCCCCGACCAGGGGGCACTGGTCGTCGGCCTCGCCGCGATCGCCCTGGCCGCCGGAGCGGCGTTCGTCTGGCGTCAGCGCCGGGCTCCCAACCCGTTGTACGACCTCCACATCGCCGGCCGGCGCACGTTCTGGGTCGCCGCATGCGCGGGCATCATCGTGTACGGCTCCATGATGGGATCGGCGTTCATCAGCCAGCAGTACCTGCAGAACGTGCTCGAGTACAACCCCGTCGAAGCCGGCGCCGCCATCCTCCCCCTCGTCGTGATGATCGTGCTCGTGGCACCACGGTCCGCGAAGCTGGTCGAGACACGGGGAGCCCGCACGACCCTGCTGATCGGTTACACGTTCCTGTTCCTCGCCTTCGCCTGGATGCTGCTGTTCTGGGGCGAGGACAGCAGCTACTGGCAGATCGGCCTCGCCTACGTGCTCATCGGTATCGGCGCCGGCTTCGCCGGGACGCCCGCATCCCACTCGCTCACCGGATCGGTGCCCGTGCGACGCGCCGGCATGGCCTCAGGCACGGCCGACCTTCAACGGGACCTCGGCGGGGCCGTCATGCAGTCCATCATGGGTCTGCTCCTCACCGCCGGCTACGCCTCGGCCTTCAGCGCTGCGATCGCCGCTTCCCCCGAGAGCAAGGACGTGTCCGACCAGGTCCAGAGCGAGCTGACGAAGTCGTTCGCCTCCGCCGGGCAGGTCGCCCAGCAGTACCCCGAGTACGCCGACCAGATCGTCGCGGCAGCACGCCAGTCGTTCCTCCACGGTGACGACCGGGCGTACGCCGTCGGCCTGGTCGCGATCGCGCTGGGTGCGCTGCTGATCTTCCTCATGTTCCCGCACCGGGATGCCGAGCGGGAACTCCTACTGCGCTACTACACCGAGGACTCCGCATCCGCCGACCGGGGGCTGTGA
- a CDS encoding RICIN domain-containing protein, whose amino-acid sequence MPRRLLTLGAVLVSAWALGVTPASASASGPSHLPGPGQSTSDQGMSAAAAGGWLIHTFNGKCLEVENSGTANGARVQQWACNGQAGSGWYGEKHGSYEYVKNYHSGKCLEVENSRTTNGARVQQWACNGQAGSKWYPLDAGNGYYTLRNPASGKCLEVENSGTANGARVQLWDCKGQAGTKLY is encoded by the coding sequence ATGCCCCGTCGCCTTCTCACCCTCGGCGCCGTTTTGGTCAGCGCCTGGGCGCTCGGCGTCACTCCCGCCTCCGCATCTGCTTCCGGCCCCTCGCACCTGCCCGGCCCCGGACAGTCCACGTCCGATCAGGGCATGTCCGCAGCCGCTGCAGGCGGCTGGCTGATCCACACCTTCAACGGCAAGTGCCTCGAGGTCGAGAACTCCGGGACCGCCAACGGCGCCCGCGTCCAGCAGTGGGCCTGCAACGGACAGGCCGGATCCGGCTGGTACGGCGAAAAGCACGGCAGCTACGAATACGTCAAGAACTACCACAGCGGCAAATGCCTCGAGGTCGAGAACTCCCGGACCACCAACGGCGCCCGCGTCCAGCAGTGGGCCTGCAACGGACAGGCCGGATCCAAGTGGTACCCGCTCGACGCCGGCAACGGCTACTACACCCTCAGGAACCCCGCCAGCGGAAAGTGCCTCGAGGTCGAGAACTCCGGAACCGCCAACGGCGCCCGCGTCCAGCTGTGGGACTGCAAGGGACAGGCCGGTACGAAGCTGTACTAG
- a CDS encoding phage baseplate protein, with the protein MSTDGSAKRATSRRGFLKTGAGVAAAVVGGAALPLFTASPASAVVPDSPRFKLDGSGGNPIWKKPLHANWVMQSFGYDNVHRHVYFLQTKTGSTNGDLWVTQTDTGGNQLGSMALHGFGHGVSIAVEPYGGQVHLWTEWKTSASGFGTRIGRFPFVNGAVLEQDDPSVQDRTPSIGDTMINPQPVIDPSTDRLLVRYNVGTDQRRIVAFTLNDARAGRLTSAHRLVERALPARGDWGKANPFQGFAAYGRYAYLLEGPVGNPSYITTVDLNDVGNSTVVDRFATTAGQSLPGREPQGMAIWQSPGGPRLAFGFHSNTSGARHASVFYKSEFV; encoded by the coding sequence ATGAGCACCGACGGTTCAGCGAAGCGCGCCACCAGCCGACGCGGGTTCCTCAAGACGGGTGCAGGCGTCGCCGCCGCCGTGGTGGGCGGCGCCGCACTTCCCCTCTTCACGGCTTCCCCCGCGAGCGCGGTCGTGCCCGACTCGCCACGGTTCAAGCTCGACGGATCCGGCGGCAATCCGATATGGAAGAAGCCGCTCCATGCCAACTGGGTGATGCAGTCCTTCGGATACGACAACGTTCACCGGCACGTGTACTTCCTGCAGACGAAGACGGGGAGCACCAACGGCGACCTGTGGGTCACCCAGACCGACACGGGGGGCAACCAGCTGGGGTCCATGGCCCTCCACGGCTTCGGCCACGGCGTATCGATCGCGGTGGAGCCGTACGGCGGTCAGGTCCACCTGTGGACCGAGTGGAAGACGAGTGCCAGCGGATTCGGTACGCGGATCGGCCGGTTCCCGTTCGTCAACGGGGCCGTACTGGAGCAGGACGACCCCTCGGTCCAGGACCGCACGCCCTCGATCGGCGACACGATGATCAACCCGCAGCCCGTGATCGACCCGTCCACGGACCGTCTGCTCGTGCGCTACAACGTCGGAACCGACCAGCGCCGCATCGTCGCCTTCACACTGAACGATGCCCGCGCCGGGCGGCTCACCAGCGCGCACCGGCTGGTGGAGCGGGCCCTGCCGGCCCGCGGCGACTGGGGCAAGGCCAACCCTTTCCAGGGCTTCGCCGCCTACGGCCGGTACGCCTACCTGCTGGAAGGCCCCGTGGGAAACCCCTCGTACATCACCACGGTCGACCTGAACGACGTCGGGAACTCCACGGTGGTGGACCGCTTCGCAACGACGGCCGGCCAGTCCCTGCCGGGCCGCGAACCGCAGGGCATGGCGATCTGGCAGTCCCCGGGCGGGCCGCGGCTTGCCTTCGGCTTCCACTCGAACACATCGGGAGCCCGCCACGCGAGCGTCTTCTACAAGAGCGAGTTCGTGTAG